DNA from Acipenser ruthenus chromosome 23, fAciRut3.2 maternal haplotype, whole genome shotgun sequence:
gtatgtatgtatgtatgtatgtatgtatgtatgtatttaaaaaaagaaatgaacctTACAGTCCTCATAGTCTCTGAAGGATTATCAGATTGTTTTATCAAATGTTCTTGACAATTGTGCTAAACTTTACCTTTACTTTCTCATAATGTTCCAGGCTGCTGCAGTGGGCAGTCTTCTCGTTTTCACTGCTGGAGAACACGCTGCACAGTTTGCAGAAGTAACCCGTCCTCGGGACCATATACTCCAAGCCTGTAATTACAGCAGCAATGTAAACTGTTAAACAATTCTGATAATCCACATGTTAATGGAGTCTTATGTCAGTCCAGCGTAATCACAGATGGTCAGGGGGGATTAATCAAAGTTTTTtgtgtaagaaaaaaataactttgtcaCTGACTCAATTTACTTGAATAATGCTtgtttcatattttccttttactcCTTGAAAACATTTCATTTCACATTAAGGGTTTCTTAAAACTGGGCAATTTAACACCAACAAAGAGTTATTTAGATGGTGGAAATCTAGTCCTTGCATACTGCTTGGGTTCCCcatattgtttgtgtgtgtttgttggacTGCCATTGGAACTATTGTAGAcaccttttatttttatctgtGCCCATGCAAAGGTTGGCAGTGTGCTAAAACCACACTTTCTGTCCATCTGTATCCACCCTATCTCACAAACCAAGTAGGTCATGGAGGTCCAACCTGCAATCTTTCGCAAGGCACAGTACTGATGCTATCACGGTGCCTGTTAGGTAATGGCTGGTTTTACCAGAATAAATGACTTAGTTTATATTTTAATCTACGGCAGAACAGCTCTTACCAACAGGATTGTCAGGAGTGTATGGTCCCAGAGTGTGTGTGGTCTTGTTGTTACCAGCCTGTGGCCTATCAGTTGAGTCTCCTGCCTCTCCATTATGGACAGTTTCAGTCTTCTCAGACTCTGGCGGTACAGTCTTCTCAGACTCTGGCGGTACAGTCTTCTCAGACTCTGGCGGTACAGTCTTCTCAGACTCTGGCGGTACAGTCTTCTCAGACTCTGGCGGTACAGTCTTCTCAGACTCTGGCGGTACAGTCTTCTCAGACTCTGGCGGTACAGTCTTCTCAGACTCTGGCGGTACAGTCTTCTCAGACTCTGGCAGTACAGTCTGCACCTGTGTAGCATTTTCTGTGTCAGCATTTTCGCCATTGCATCTtgaagaacaaaataaaacaataaataagacAGACACATAGAAATCCTTCTTCAGAAATGAACAAGGAGCCACAGTTAAGAGGATAGAGCAACAGTGCCTTCACTTACCCAAAGGTGTAATTCTTTAAGAGGCTCACTTCGATCTTTTTAAAGTGAATCCTCAAGGGGCGTTTTTTATAGAATGTCACCATGATCTCTGCCTCAGCCCGGTCTACCATTTCCACAAAAGCCTAGTGGGGGAATTCACATTactacataaaatatatattaagtaTAATCTAGCATAAGACAATTGTATAGAAATAGCTAGACGTGAGTGTAACTCTTCAGGGCACTCCTTCAGTACAcaaagcaggaaaaaaaataaaaaacactgtgaTTAAACCTAAAAGGAGTATATTTCACTAGCTTTTCTACCACTGCcaacttctttttaaaatcttccCAGTTGTAAAAATCCATTTGCACTGTAGATTTGTGCagccaattccaattcctttataAAACCAATTCCCAATTCCAGTTCCCACTCACTAtcctttttaatcaattccaaacCATCATTGATCAAACTTGCAAAATCACAATTGCACAATCACaatctaaaatatcaattccaattccttcgaagggaattgattttaaaaaggaactggaattgaaaaaacaGGAATTGGCCCCAAACCTAATGACAATGTTGTGTCTGCTGAGGGAGGCAATACACAACTGCCCCAGCCTTTAAGGAATACTGTGTTACAAACAATGTGTCAAGAAATGTTTCTcacctttttaattttatttgcgaTGGTGATTTTTAGCACAGCCCCAAAGCGCTCGGCCAATTCCTGCAAATCTACCCTGGAGGTTTTTCTAGAAATATTACTGAAACACAGCACTGAGGTAACAGGTTCAAAGAGTGGTCTCTGGGGGGggaaaaataaacatattgtatGTGCACAAATTGCAGACTAGACATGGCTTTTTACCATCAGAAATACACCCATTTAAAATCTACAAtccatacctttttttttttttaatacaattatttgtaaTGACAGAACAACATGAATTACAGACAGGCAGATGCAAAACTGAATATTACTCAATAACACATTATTGCAGATATTTAGACTTACCTTTACAGAGGTCATTTTATCCGACAAACAAATCCTCAATTCACGGGCAGGATCATTTGTAGCCTGGTAGTATCGCACCATAACCCTTGCTTGTTCATATGTAAGCATTTCCAGGAAGCCCTGCAGTACAGAAAACTGAGTCATGCCAAAAATGATTGCACTTACAAGACTTTATCACACTTAAATTAGCCCTTTGgaatctttttcatttttatttcttttttaaatccaccTGATTATAGGATATAAATGATGAATCTTGAGGTGTTccaatacatgtgcacactactgtatatattttgtattattattattcagcatATCTTACAGAGGACTGGTAAACCAGGTAGGCGACCACAGTGCCGAAAGGCTCAGCCATCTCCAGCAAATCCTCCACGGAGCATGACCATTTCCTAAAGCGTATGTCCACCACTTTGCTGCTTCCCTGGTAATGAAAGAACATTCATTATtaatgatttataaaaaataaaaaaaaaacattgaacaaaTCCCACTTCCTGATCTTGGCTGCATCACATGGTCTTCAGCCCCCAGCACAAACGTTCCTGGCCTCTCCCATATAGGGGAATCCTTTCAAATACTGCAGTAAAGGCGGCAAGTACAGAATTGAAGCGCACTCAAATCTCGCGCCATTTTTACAAGCATCAGTACTCCTGCAAACGCTGTGCAGAAATGCATAGCTGCAGGAGAAGTCAGTGCTGCTGGCTGCTTACTTCTACCTCGACACCAGGTCCTGTAGAAAATCTGCCTTTCTGCGACGGCCATGGCTTTCGGATCTTTGATCTATCGAGGCATTGGTCCTTCCCCTGCCCTGCAGCCTTCGCTTTCTCCTTCTCCTGCAAGAAACACAAATATTTCAGGGTTAAACAGCATTGGgttttattgtaaaatgcttTCAGTTTCTAGGGAATAAATTAAGACTCTCGTTTGGTAGGAAATTCCAACTATTTCCGTAAGCCTTAAATTGAAGTATTTCATTAAACTTATAATACAGAACTCAATGTCTAGGTCTGAAATGTTACCCCCTCCAGCTTTCCAAATCGCCATGGCAAATGAGAATATGTTCTGGCTGGGTTTGTAACATTAAAAGGACTTGATTTGATTTTAACATTATGTGATGCGTTAATAATCTAAAAAGGATGGAGCATTTAAAAGCATACACCACCTCCTCCTATGATATCCGGTGTTCCTGGTTGCTTACCCCTTCCTTGAGCTCAGGCCCAGCTGATGAATCCTCCTTTTGTGCAGACTGGCTGCAACTCTTGTCTTGCCCCTCTGAGGGGGTCTCTGAACTCTCCAGGGGTTTATCTACAGGTTCCTCCCCTTGTGTCGACTGGCTGCCTTTATTCTCTAGCGCTCCCTCTTGGGTTTGTAAACTTTCCAGGGATTTATCGAATGGCCCCTCTCCTTGTCCCAGTTTGCTGCCACTCCTCTCTTGCTCCTCCCCTTCTGTGTCTGAACTGTCCATGGATTTATCTGCTGGCCCCTCCCCTTGTGCCAGCCGCAAGGCTGTGTTCTCTTGCTCCTCCCCTTCACTTTCTGAACTGTCTGTGGATTTATCTGAGGATTCCTCCCTTTGCCGACTCGCCCTCCTCTCTTGTCTCTCCAGGGATTTCTCTCTTGACTCCTCCCTTCTTGTCCGGTCATATCTGGACGTCCTTCGTGTTCTAGAGGACTCCCTGTCCCCAGATACTGAGCATCCAGTCCTGCTCCCACTCCCCGGAGCTTCACCTGAAGTGCTGGGTGACTTGACTTCTTCCCGCATCCTGTTATAAGCCAATGAAGAagactttgtttttatttgttatatcaGCATTTTACCCTCATATTCTCATACCACCAATAAGCTACATGATGTTCTTAGTTTCATCATACCCCTCTCTTACCAATGTGCAAGCTTCTTGTGCTTCAGGAATATGGACACACCGATCCTGTCTCCGTTGACTTTGGCAGCATGGGTCCTATAGTACCGCACCATCTTCTCTGCAGCGTCAGGATGCTTCATTTCCAAAAAAGCCTGCAAGAAGTCCAAGTTGTTCATTCATCTCTCTCACTCATGGCGATTTTATCTGCCATAATAATTACCAAAGCCGTGTTAAGCCTGATGTATCATTTTATAACCCACTGACATTTTTGGTGGGGAGTCATCTTTTTtgcagtcaagcagacaagcactAGGCTACTGACAATGACATGTATAATGAGAAAGCTTGGCAGAAATGTATTTACCCAGCATGTTTGgcacattatcattattattattatcaatcgacatcatttttgtttttattttggttttctgCATTACTTACCTCTTTATTGCTTCTGAGTATTTTGTAGCACTGCACAGGCCCAAAAGATTTTGCCAAGTCAAACAGGTCTTCATTTGTGTAATTTTCAGCTGGCAGGTTCACCAGATGAATTACTCTATGttgctttaaaagaaaatacagaacaatatatacattatgtaaatatacatgtattaCTCAGAACCTTTTgtacaataagaaaaaaacaaacaaacaaacattgaaacCAATTCAAACACCtttaagataaaaataaataaattgaggaGACAGaggggggacggggacgggggaAAGCACACCCGAAGCAGCGGCAAGGTTCCTGCTTTGAAATTTGGGAATGTTGAATTATTCTTTGAATATTGCAACTCTGCACAGCCATGTGTAATGCAACACTGTTCACTATGGCCAGCTTTACAGTGCAGAGTGATAGCAGTGCCAATAGGACTGAAGTCCCTTTTAGGTACAATATTACACTGACCTTTTCTTTCAAGGGATGACTTCTCTCGCCTCTTCTTGATTTGATTCCGcctgaaactgaaactaaaaaTAGGAAGAATTGATTGAAACCTGTTTCAGCATATACAGCTTAGTGTACATCTGGGTTTTGAGGAGTAATAAGCCCACCGTTTCCCACTCTCCTATCAGGACGCATTCTTCTCCTTGAGATATCAATTGGAAGCAGTGGAGGAGGCGCCACGTATCCAGGTGCTGGATAGCTGGTGTCCCATCCGGGACGGACTGGCCTGCTGGAAACAACAAGCAgtacatttctcattaaaaaaataatacatcctCAAATTCATATTGGGCTTCAGAATGTCTTCAAGTTTCCTCTCAGACTGATTAGCATGTTATGGTATTGATGGACAAATGCTTTGGCTATGATATATAGGGATGATATATTTCAAGCAaatttgtttcattattttatcTGAACTACTTTGTACACATATGCATACCTATATGCTTACCGGTCAAAATCGGAAGGGCGACTCTTTGAATAAGGTGATCTATGCTGCCAATTCCAGGACTGCAAGCAAAGGaacatgtatatataaaaaaggagaaTTTTCAGTCTATAAAATGAAACCACTGAAAGAACATGCAACTTTGAATGTACAAATTGGTGTTTTATGTGTCAATAAACCCCCACACAATCTGAATTGTAAACCCTTGGTTATTCTCCCTTTAAATAATGCAGTTGACAGGGGAGtaaaagaacagaacagaacagacaGTGACCTCACCTGCACATCCGAGAAGTACCTTTCAGGTCTAGGAGCGGGACCATCCCAGTCGTATTCTGAGGGATAGTAAGTACGATACCCTGCAGTGTGTAGAAAGTCAGTGCTGCTTCCCATTCTCCCAGAACTATAAGCAAAAACATCCGTCCTCCTGCGCTTCACCTCCCTGTCGGCTCTGTAAGGTTGTTCTCGTGGGGGGGAGCGGAAGTCTCTGGGGCGGTTAGACACACTGCTTCCTTCCGCTCTCTGTGCCTTGAGCTGCAGGATACTCTGATGCAAGTTCTCCACACTAAGCTGATCCTCAGACATGCACGCTAGTGCATCCAAGTCTTCGCGCGGGAGACCAAGACTGGCAAAAACATTCGTGGCTTTGTCCAAGTATCCGCTCTGCAAGGAATTCGAATTCGGGCCTCTTGTTACATCCAAGGCTGATGCCATGCTATGGGACGCTCCGGCAGAGACCAAGTCCAGATTCTGGGTGCCCTGTATGCTTAAGCCAGAATTCATGCCATGATTTAGGCTTGCTGTCCCTGCACCGTTTTCACTGGGGTTGCAATATGAACTCAAAGCAAATACACTGGAACCAAAACCATCCATGTGCGCACCCTCAAAAGAGCCATTGTTGTCCGACATATTGTGGGACGAGTTCCAATTAAGTTGAGGATGAGGGACTCGGCATGAGACCAACGACCTCTGGAAGATCAAGAATCAACCCAGAGACAGCAGGTTCCTCTTCTGCAAAGGTTTCAAAGTTTCTGTCGAAGCACAATAATGAGAAACAACCTGTAATCTGTCCAGGATGTAACTGTGGTGTACTTTTAaggtaaaacataaaatatttaaGTAGAAAAACATTTTGACTCGTGCCTTCATCAGCATGAATGTCACAGGCACACTGATAAAGTCACTGGACTACTTGACTAAGGCCTGGGATGCAGTGCTTCTGCGGTATTCTACAGGCTAACTAGACAACTGATACAAGTACAGGAGGTTGTGTTTTCTGCCACTGGGAAAGGACATctaaaaaaaaacccccaaaaacccAAATTCCAGGCTGAAATAGTGACCACATGCCCAGCAAAAGTTCAACAAGCACAGTGCAGCAATCACAATATACTTTGCCTGTTGTTAAGGATATAATGTTATTGGCAGTGTTAAGTTTGACTGATTGTGGAGAAAGCACTATTCAAGAATTAGCAACGTATTACCTTAATGTAAATGCACAGATTGATTCTCCACCGGGTGACCTATGGCAGCTCtgcaaaatattatttaacatGATTTATTGACAATTCATTTGAATAATGCATGGCTTATTACAGCATATAAACAACAATTTCTAACATAAATATGTCTCAGTACACTAGTCACAGTAGATCAGTTTGATGATTCGTTTGTGATCGCTGCAGTCTACATGCAGTACAGTAAAGCAGGAGTTTCCCAAACTTTAATACCCGGGGCCCACTATAAGCACTTATTaggaaaaatgacaaattaaaaacatttttaaacctgtaacactgcaaataaacgtaatataaatggttgttttttatttgaatctAAACTTGTCTTCATGAGTATGTTAATAGATTTGTAACCAAAGTCCAGTGCGACTAAGCACACGTCAATGTCCTCATATTTACTATGTACAGAGCAATAACAGTACAGACCCTGCACACACAACACGACCGAAGAAATGGCGACGGTAGAAAACAacgtcgttttgttttgtttattaagtaGGACTAAAGACACCATGTAATGTCAATAATGCGTGTCTATCCAAACAAAAGCtacacacaaaaatacataaatatgtaactcgagatgtacatattttttttcattcagtatTTGACCAAACCCACAATCCGCTTACTTATAATGCATACCTTCATCAGGAGGCTTCTTTTGATGACGTAAGTCATACAAAACACGTGACCCAGACTCTATATTAGGGTCTATTTTGTGCCCTCTATTGGATTTGCATTGTATCACACTTAATAAAGGACCTGGGGTTTGTCTGGGTCAAATTAGATACACaagtatttctttattaaatcctatatatatatatatatatatatatatatatatatatatatatatatatatatatatatatatatatatatatatatattactggaaAATATAATTCCAGTTTTTCACAGTGAAAGGAACGTACGAGTAAAGAGTTGTACACAAATATACACCAAATAACTAATTTACTCGTACGTTCCTTTCATTGTGAAAAACTGGAATTATATTTTTTCCCgtaaatcaatttaaataaatacgtttgtatCGAATTTGATTCAGACAAATGCCACTTTTAACAACCCGGACACTGAGATTGTAAGTGTTTCACTGCAGTACCCCTTTATCACAGATCAAATAGTAGAAAAGGAAAACTCCCTCAATTAACATGCTAGGAATGAACAACCGAGTCGTTTTAACGGCAGTTTAAAGACAACGACAATGCTAATGGCAGTTTGGCGTTTATAGCTTTGAGATTCTGTAAACGTCAGTATGGCGCAGGTGGCTCCTGATCTGGCCCAGCCCAGGTGGTGCACCCGCCCCGGGCTGCTGTATGCACTGTCCGCTCGTGTTCTGCAGGGGATCCGTGTGTGCATGTTCAATGGCTGGGAGGAGCTTTCTGTGTTAGAACCTGATGGCGTGAAAGAAAGCCAGAAAGACCTTTTATTCTCGTAGCAGCAGCATCAGTAAAGATACAGGAGGAGGAAAGGAACGTCCCCAGCGCCCGCAGGGAGCACCGCCTGTGCTTTCCGAAGAGGCTGGAGTACCGCAGATGCAGGGCGCATGCCCACtataagcctttttttttatccagGCAGAACGTGTCAGACCTGCCCGAGACATTCTAAAGCTCTTCTGAACCGAGGCATTGTGATTATACTCTGCAGAtccgtttttttttaacattatcttTTATTGCAACGGGCATCTTTTTATCTCTCCAATCTTTTATTTTCTCTCGTTCTTCGGCTTCACGATGCTGCCCAGTCCCTCTGCACCGTCAGCGGGGAAGGAAAGCGAAGGGGATGGAGAGAAAGAAACCACGAAAGTGACAACTGAGGTGAGCGATTTTATACAATTAGatctatctaactatctatctgtctatgcTCAGTTTATTGCAAATGAATATGCCATACACACTGTTTAGAGAAATAGATTGAGTTGTATTGAAAGAGGCGATGATGGGAGGGGTGGTGGGGCAATAATGCCACTGGGCAAGGGTTGCAAGTGGTATAGAACCAGGATGGTGGAGGGGAATATGCATTCAAATAAAACACTACAAGGCTCTCTTCTGTTTCACTCTTTCTCTTTCTATCTCTCCCCCTCTCGCCCATGTCCCTGTGTCTgggctacattattattattattatttatttcttagcagacgcccttatccagggcgacttacaattgttacaagatatcacattatacattatttcacattatacagatatcacattatttttacatacacttacccatttatacagctgggtttttactggagcaatctaggtaaagtaccttgctcaagggtacaacagcagtgtcccccactggggattgaacccacaaccctccggtcaagagtccagagccctaaccactactccacatgccTCCCCCACTCGCCCTCTCTCCATGTCCCTGTGTCTGGGCTACATGCCTTCCCACTCGCCCTCTCTCCATGTCCCTGTGTCTGGGCTACATGCCTCCGGTACTGTGCAGTGTTGCAATTAGAAACTACAGACTGGGGTCCCCTGTAAGACTAGCTCatttaaaatggttaaaaaacaGCAACCCAAACCAGAGATCATTAAATAATACGACAGCATTGATTATTCCTACTGCTCCCTTTTATTGTACATTTGAAATGCAGCAGTTCCTTTGAGACACTGCAGGTTGGCTTACCGTCGACTCGGAGCAGCCCTGAAGGAATGCATTCTGGCTTTATATTTCATAGTGTCTGCAGAGTGTAGTTCTGTTGTACTGAATCTCGTTCAGATTGTAATGTACTGACTCAGCTTTGAAACAACCATTACACACACAGTGCGGCTGCACTATCCTTGACCATATCTGCAAACGGAAAGGTTAAGCACAGAACAGCATTAAGACTGGCTGAAGACACAAGACTGACCCAGATACAGAGAGAGGAGACTGGGAATTTGTAATGTTTGTAAGAACATTACACCAAATGAATGCACTCAGTTTCCAGAGTCCACATCATGCATTAGAAAGATCCTCATACTTGGCTTCTAAGGTCAGATAAATTGGTGGAGCTTTGGCATGATATTAGTCACAAAAATCAATAAGTGCAAGACCAGAGGTGTGCTGTCATGGGAAATATTTTTATGGTAAAAAAACAGGGCAGGTCGTTATCTCTGtcagtcttccaaaacacaaacTCCAATGAATTGAGTGTCCtctgatttttttgtttgaaacGTTAACCTCTGATTGCATTGCAGACTGTTCTGTAAATCCCTGTGCTGCTGTTCTCCTCATATATGATCActgaaaacaattcaaatgaTTATTTAGTTCATTGCATCCTCGTTGCTTTCAGGAAGTGGGCCAGTTATCCAGGCAATGAACTAGCCAGCCAGCTTGCTGCACCCCCCCATCAGTGTACATCGTGTTGTACTTTCACTTTGCTGCTGTTCCAAGATTTCAGAAGAATAGATAGATGTCGGCGGCAAGATGGAGCTGAAATACATGAAATGTTGTATTGTGCAGAAATGCATTTCATTTCTGGAAAAGAAGCCTTTAATCTAATCGAAGCCTCAGATTCCCTGCTCCCTGACCTGTGAAGCAGTCAAAGCCTCATGCAAACCAATTACAGTGAATTCCTGCAGATTGTCTTCTGCTGTTTTGTTATCATATAGCCCCGTATTCTCTTCCTTCTGAGTGGTTTATTGCAGCCCTGCAACCCTTTATCTCTGCCATCATCTTTTTCCCATGCAGGTCCTATGAAGGCTCTGTAACTAATGAACCAGCATTAATCTGTAGGAAAATGTGCTGCAGGAAGCCTTTTTCAGAATGACGTCATGGATATTGCTTTAGGACAGATAACTGCATTCAGTAAACGCACTTCATATCACTGCTGTTAATGTCACCCTCTACAAAGTATCACCACAATATAGCATCCGGAACACTGCAATGTGTACGTTTACTGTTTGTATTGAAATATCACACTGAACACGATAGCTGAAGCAGTTCCTTGTTCTATGCCTGCTGTTAAGCAGCTTGTTTCATTGTAACCTTGTTGTTGCTGCCCTGCTCTGAGTGAGGTGCTGCCTTTCACAGATATAAATACATCTATAAAACACATACCACATCTCTCTCTGTTAAGGGCATATGAGAATCCTGAAAAGGTTTACTTATATTGACGCGAGTCGAAGTGAACAGTGTTGGGTTACATTGTACGAGTGTTGATAAACTCACATGCAGACACTTACAGTCATGTAACTCTTATATactgctggattgtaaataattCAGGGTAAAAAGAATCTGgaaatgtttgttttctgttcatgACCAAACTTTACCTAGTCTGttgtcattttcattgaaaaagaGTTGATCAGGAGAAGAAACAGGAAGAAAACTAATTGTATATGCCAATAAttgtatatataatacataacaaaataaatagcaatatacATAATTAATAgataataatacataatcattttgATAAACCATATctgatttaaagaaaaacaagacaAAGGTCAAATAGTGACTATCCACAATGATTCTCTTTTGTATCAGGTATGGACACTGGGAAGTCAATCCAGAGATAGCTGTATAGCTTCTGTAGAGCCATTCAGTGACCATTCACGGAAATCCAAACTACCCTTCCCTTTAAACAAATAGTGTGCAATCGGTTCTGGCATCTCCCAGCCTGAAtgcaaatgaaacaaaaacagaaaaagaaagataTGTTGTGAGATACCCTAATGACCTGACACCCTGACTGAGGCACTCTCTATGCTGGCAGTAAAGCCCTGTGCCTAATGAAGTAAAGATGTGTGAGCTGAAGAAGCAGACCTCACTTAGTACAGcgggtgttacagggcagtgacTGATGACTTATTTTATGTGTTTTCAAGGCAGGACTGACTACGTCTGTCTTTTTCATTAGTATTGCTCTTGGAATACCATGTCTAAATTGAGATTACCTCTTCATATTCTTATGATAAAGAGGCACCGGATGTCAGTATGGATGGAGTCTATTCGGTTGATCTTCATTTAGATAGATGCGAGTTtgttcagttgatctaaatgGTTGCAGATGCCAGTAGGttgctgtttaaatcattaaaagaaggaTGAGTTGTGAAAACCAGCAGATTAGGgactgccactgtttagatggACTGAATAGACCTCTTGAATCTTCTTGAAACTCACTTACATAATCAGATCTCTAACTGATAACCAATTTACAATTAGAAAACTGATCAGACGATTAACAATGCAGAGGCAATGTATAGTAATCGCACGTTGTTTGTCCTTGTATGGAAGCCTCACAGCTGCCTACAGCAGTATTTGTCTGTGTCTTGTAAAGTGACCAAACACCTATACAAATGATCAGTTGTTGCTGCCATCCTAAATTTATGAGAACAGTTTCCTGTAAACGGGTTAATTTATGAAGGCAGCTGAACTCCCTGAGACATCGGTGCATTGATTATTTAAGCAAGCCTTGGTTACCCAGCCTCTCTGACGTCTGTCTCGTATTTTTCAGTGCAAGCGGCTTGCCAAGGAGCGAGATGAGGCAGAGAGGCAGCTGAAGCACATTAAACGAGGTGAGTGTATCCGGTATAGGCAATGCGCCCATCAGGAGCTGAGAGAAAAGAGCAGAGCTCCAAAACACACCAGCAATGTGAAACTTCTTCACATCTAGATTGTG
Protein-coding regions in this window:
- the LOC117412978 gene encoding uncharacterized protein LOC117412978 isoform X2, giving the protein MSDNNGSFEGAHMDGFGSSVFALSSYCNPSENGAGTASLNHGMNSGLSIQGTQNLDLVSAGASHSMASALDVTRGPNSNSLQSGYLDKATNVFASLGLPREDLDALACMSEDQLSVENLHQSILQLKAQRAEGSSVSNRPRDFRSPPREQPYRADREVKRRRTDVFAYSSGRMGSSTDFLHTAGYRTYYPSEYDWDGPAPRPERYFSDVQSWNWQHRSPYSKSRPSDFDRRPVRPGWDTSYPAPGYVAPPPLLPIDISRRRMRPDRRVGNVSVSGGIKSRRGERSHPLKEKQHRVIHLVNLPAENYTNEDLFDLAKSFGPVQCYKILRSNKEAFLEMKHPDAAEKMVRYYRTHAAKVNGDRIGVSIFLKHKKLAHWMREEVKSPSTSGEAPGSGSRTGCSVSGDRESSRTRRTSRYDRTRREESREKSLERQERRASRQREESSDKSTDSSESEGEEQENTALRLAQGEGPADKSMDSSDTEGEEQERSGSKLGQGEGPFDKSLESLQTQEGALENKGSQSTQGEEPVDKPLESSETPSEGQDKSCSQSAQKEDSSAGPELKEGEKEKAKAAGQGKDQCLDRSKIRKPWPSQKGRFSTGPGVEVEGSSKVVDIRFRKWSCSVEDLLEMAEPFGTVVAYLVYQSSGFLEMLTYEQARVMVRYYQATNDPARELRICLSDKMTSVKRPLFEPVTSVLCFSNISRKTSRVDLQELAERFGAVLKITIANKIKKAFVEMVDRAEAEIMVTFYKKRPLRIHFKKIEVSLLKNYTFGCNGENADTENATQVQTVLPESEKTVPPESEKTVPPESEKTVPPESEKTVPPESEKTVPPESEKTVPPESEKTVPPESEKTVPPESEKTETVHNGEAGDSTDRPQAGNNKTTHTLGPYTPDNPVGLEYMVPRTGYFCKLCSVFSSSENEKTAHCSSLEHYEKVKTSIAELDQQLTVESMVSETE
- the LOC117412978 gene encoding uncharacterized protein LOC117412978 isoform X3; the protein is MSDNNGSFEGAHMDGFGSSVFALSSYCNPSENGAGTASLNHGMNSGLSIQGTQNLDLVSAGASHSMASALDVTRGPNSNSLQSGYLDKATNVFASLGLPREDLDALACMSEDQLSVENLHQSILQLKAQRAEGSSVSNRPRDFRSPPREQPYRADREVKRRRTDVFAYSSGRMGSSTDFLHTAGYRTYYPSEYDWDGPAPRPERYFSDVQSWNWQHRSPYSKSRPSDFDRRPVRPGWDTSYPAPGYVAPPPLLPIDISRRRMRPDRRVGNVSVSGGIKSRRGERSHPLKEKQHRVIHLVNLPAENYTNEDLFDLAKSFGPVQCYKILRSNKEAFLEMKHPDAAEKMVRYYRTHAAKVNGDRIGVSIFLKHKKLAHWMREEVKSPSTSGEAPGSGSRTGCSVSGDRESSRTRRTSRYDRTRREESREKSLERQERRASRQREESSDKSTDSSESEGEEQENTALRLAQGEGPADKSMDSSDTEGEEQERSGSKLGQGEGPFDKSLESLQTQEGALENKGSQSTQGEEPVDKPLESSETPSEGQDKSCSQSAQKEDSSAGPELKEGEKEKAKAAGQGKDQCLDRSKIRKPWPSQKGRFSTGPGVEGSSKVVDIRFRKWSCSVEDLLEMAEPFGTVVAYLVYQSSGFLEMLTYEQARVMVRYYQATNDPARELRICLSDKMTSVKRPLFEPVTSVLCFSNISRKTSRVDLQELAERFGAVLKITIANKIKKAFVEMVDRAEAEIMVTFYKKRPLRIHFKKIEVSLLKNYTFGCNGENADTENATQVQTVLPESEKTVPPESEKTVPPESEKTVPPESEKTVPPESEKTVPPESEKTVPPESEKTVPPESEKTVPPESEKTETVHNGEAGDSTDRPQAGNNKTTHTLGPYTPDNPVGLEYMVPRTGYFCKLCSVFSSSENEKTAHCSSLEHYEKVKTSIAELDQQLTVESMQVSETE
- the LOC117412978 gene encoding uncharacterized protein LOC117412978 isoform X1; this translates as MSDNNGSFEGAHMDGFGSSVFALSSYCNPSENGAGTASLNHGMNSGLSIQGTQNLDLVSAGASHSMASALDVTRGPNSNSLQSGYLDKATNVFASLGLPREDLDALACMSEDQLSVENLHQSILQLKAQRAEGSSVSNRPRDFRSPPREQPYRADREVKRRRTDVFAYSSGRMGSSTDFLHTAGYRTYYPSEYDWDGPAPRPERYFSDVQSWNWQHRSPYSKSRPSDFDRRPVRPGWDTSYPAPGYVAPPPLLPIDISRRRMRPDRRVGNVSVSGGIKSRRGERSHPLKEKQHRVIHLVNLPAENYTNEDLFDLAKSFGPVQCYKILRSNKEAFLEMKHPDAAEKMVRYYRTHAAKVNGDRIGVSIFLKHKKLAHWMREEVKSPSTSGEAPGSGSRTGCSVSGDRESSRTRRTSRYDRTRREESREKSLERQERRASRQREESSDKSTDSSESEGEEQENTALRLAQGEGPADKSMDSSDTEGEEQERSGSKLGQGEGPFDKSLESLQTQEGALENKGSQSTQGEEPVDKPLESSETPSEGQDKSCSQSAQKEDSSAGPELKEGEKEKAKAAGQGKDQCLDRSKIRKPWPSQKGRFSTGPGVEVEGSSKVVDIRFRKWSCSVEDLLEMAEPFGTVVAYLVYQSSGFLEMLTYEQARVMVRYYQATNDPARELRICLSDKMTSVKRPLFEPVTSVLCFSNISRKTSRVDLQELAERFGAVLKITIANKIKKAFVEMVDRAEAEIMVTFYKKRPLRIHFKKIEVSLLKNYTFGCNGENADTENATQVQTVLPESEKTVPPESEKTVPPESEKTVPPESEKTVPPESEKTVPPESEKTVPPESEKTVPPESEKTVPPESEKTETVHNGEAGDSTDRPQAGNNKTTHTLGPYTPDNPVGLEYMVPRTGYFCKLCSVFSSSENEKTAHCSSLEHYEKVKTSIAELDQQLTVESMQVSETE